One segment of Alnus glutinosa chromosome 2, dhAlnGlut1.1, whole genome shotgun sequence DNA contains the following:
- the LOC133862039 gene encoding LRR receptor-like serine/threonine-protein kinase GSO1 encodes MKKLSFSSPPLHFLFFFCSVATLRYLTVNAATCHVDDEAGLLGFKSRITADPSGKLTSWKPGTDCCTWPGISCLGTNRVDSISLYGQLDKPNTFLSGPISPSLSKLKFLGGLYLQNLGNISGPFPDSLFQLPELRYVYIENNKLSGQIPASIGNLTRLYAFSLAGNRFNGPIPSSVSKLTGLTQLKLGPNLLSGPIPYGIRQLKNLTYLTLERNRLSGPIPDFFGSFPELRILNLSSNRFTGKIPPSISALAPKLAYLVLGHNNLQGQIPDYLGNFKALDTLDLSSNGFSGVVPRTFRNLTKIFNLDLSHNYLVDPFPEMNVKGIESLDLSYNSFHLKEIPKWVTSSPIIYSLKLAKCGIKMRLEDWKPAETYFYDYIDLSENEISGSAVGLLNRTGYLVGFWASGNILKFNLESLGIVNRLKYLDVSRNLMFGKVPKAVSGLVKLNVSHNHLCGQLPATRFPASAFQGNDCLCGSPLPPCKV; translated from the coding sequence ATGAAgaagctctctttctcttccccaCCCTTacatttcctcttcttcttctgctctGTCGCCACCCTCCGGTACCTCACTGTCAATGCAGCCACCTGCCACGTGGACGACGAGGCTGGTCTTTTGGGATTCAAGTCCCGCATCACAGCGGACCCCTCCGGCAAGCTCACCTCCTGGAAACCCGGTACGGATTGCTGCACCTGGCCGGGTATAAGCTGCCTGGGAACCAACCGGGTCGACAGTATCTCTCTTTACGGCCAACTGGACAAGCCCAACACCTTCTTATCCGGCCCAATCTCACCCTCCCTCTCCAAACTCAAATTCTTAGGCGGACTCTATCTCCAAAATCTCGGAAACATTTCCGGTCCCTTCCCGGACTCCCTTTTCCAACTACCCGAGCTCAGATACGTCTACATCGAAAACAACAAGCTCTCGGGTCAAATACCTGCATCCATCGGCAACCTGACCCGACTTTACGCGTTCAGTCTAGCCGGTAACCGCTTCAACGGGCCGATCCCGAGTTCAGTCTCCAAGTTGACCGGGTTAACTCAGCTCAAACTCGGTCCAAACCTCCTCTCCGGCCCGATTCCGTACGGGATTCGACAGCTCAAGAACCTGACCTATCTGACTCTCGAAAGAAACCGCCTATCTGGCCCCATACCCGATTTTTTCGGGTCATTCCCGGAGCTCCGAATCCTCAATCTCTCCAGCAACAGATTTACCGGGAAAATCCCACCGTCGATTTCAGCCCTGGCGCCGAAACTGGCCTACCTGGTGCTGGGCCACAACAATCTCCAGGGCCAAATCCCGGATTATCTCGGGAATTTCAAGGCGCTGGACACGTTGGATCTCTCGTCCAACGGATTCTCAGGAGTGGTGCCAAGAACCTTCAGGAACCTGACGAAGATATTCAACCTCGACCTTTCTCATAATTACCTCGTGGACCCGTTCCCGGAGATGAACGTGAAGGGCATAGAGTCCCTGGATTTATCCTACAACAGTTTTCATCTTAAGGAAATCCCAAAATGGGTCACGTCGTCACCCATAATTTACTCTCTAAAGCTGGCCAAGTGTGGGATCAAAATGAGGTTGGAGGATTGGAAGCCTGCGGAGACGTATTTCTACGATTACATCGATCTTTCGGAGAATGAAATTTCAGGGAGTGCTGTCGGGTTGTTGAATCGGACCGGTTACCTCGTCGGATTTTGGGCATCGGGGAATATATTAAAGTTTAATTTGGAGAGTCTGGGGATTGTAAACAGACTGAAGTATTTGGACGTGTCCAGGAATTTGATGTTTGGGAAAGTGCCCAAGGCGGTCTCGGGGCTTGTGAAATTGAATGTCAGCCATAACCACTTGTGCGGGCAGCTTCCGGCTACAAGGTTCCCGGCAAGTGCGTTTCAAGGAAACGACTGTTTGTGTGGCTCGCCGCTGCCACCATGCAAAGTGTAG